In Oscillatoria sp. FACHB-1406, the DNA window GACGTAATGGCCGAAGTCGGCGATATGAATCCCTAGTTGCCATTGTCCGTCTTTTAGCTTTTGTAACGTCAGAGCATTTTCGACGAGCGGAACGCCTTCTACTTTTAAAGTTTTTTCGCTATCGAGGGTCAAGGTGAGGAGCGATCGCAAATCGAGGCGATTTTTTAACTCACTTTTCGCAATTTTCCCCGTTGAGGCGGGTTTGGGAAAGGATTTCACCGCCTCTAAGGTATGAATGCTAAAGGTTTGGGGCAGATCGTGCTTGCAACTGACAATATCGGTATCGGCAGCCGCTTCCGCATCGCTACCCAGGATTTTGGTGACGCGCCCGAGGGGGAGGTTCGTACCGAGGGGATAGCGTCGAATTTCGACGTGAACGAGGTGATCGATCGCATCTTGAAGGCGTTCGTCGCTGCTGTCGAGTTCGACTTCAAACAGCAGGCGGTCGTCGAGGGGAACGGCGCGATAGCTGCTGCCGCTTTTTTTGATTCGCGCTAACAGCGAGGGATTGGCGCGATCGAGGATCAGGGCAACTTCGCCTTCTGGGGAACGGCGGCGATTGCCTTCTTTAATCGTTTTCACGAAAACGCGATCGCCATTCCAAGCATTACTCAAATGGCTTTCCCGAATGTAAATATCGTCCGCATCTTCTTGGTCTTGAATCGCAAAGCAAAAACCCTTGCTCGAACAGCGCAATTTTGCTTCCACAAATTGTTCGTCAATCGACGTGCGGTATTTACCGAGTTCTTTACTTAAAATTCCGATCTTTTCAAGAACATCGAGTATAATCTCCAATTTCTCTGCTTCTTCATCGCTTTGACAATTGAGTTTTTTCTTTAAATCTTTAGCGCCCATCAGTTTGTGATGGCTGAATTGAGATAACAATGTAGCGATTGAAAATTCCATTTCAGTGCAATCCTTTGAATTCGAGCAGAGGGGTGGAAGGGTTTAGCTCTCGCAAGGTCGAAGTAGAGCGGGAAATCCTTGCTTGCGTTGTCGCTGTTTGTAGTTGAGGAGAAACAATAACGCGACTCCGATTCAAACAGAATCGTTTTAACAGTTGCATCCATTCAAATTCCCGCCCCCACTCTCAGCGAAGAGATAGCAGAGAAATCGAAGCGACCCATACAAGTCTTGGGAATTTGGCCAGAACGAACCTCGTTTCTCGACCGCTGCTTGGCACCGCCCTTCTCCAGAGAATCGACAACTTCTGTTCCCGATGAGATTGAAGTTGCCGCAGTGCTTTTGGGTTCAAACAGCCTTTCATCATTTTAGGGGTTAATGGGCCGTCTTTGAACAGCGATTCGTTATTCGTTCTGCCGCTCTTAAGGAGCCGGAATTTTAGGTATGCCTCGCTCGGGTATTGGCAAAGGTCGCGCTCAGGGGGGTAGAATCAGGACAAATGTTCTCTTAGGGGGCAAGATTTTGCGAAAATAGAAATGGTATAACACTACGGGGTTACTTCTCTGTGTTTGCGATCGCGAGTTAGAGCCATCGCCAAGGCAGTTAGGACAAATTTGGGTAGGGGCGAATGCGATTTGCCCGGTTTTCTACCGCTCGGACTGTCCTCATTGATGTGTCTGTTGCTAGAGCTAGTGAATAAATTATGTTTCATCAATTCCGCAGTTATTATCCTCAAGGAAGTCTGATTAGCGAGTTAGTTACGGTTGAATACGGGCGCTATGTCGTCCGCGCGAGCGCGCGCGTCGATGGAGTTACCCTAGCAACGAGTCTGGCTTCTAGCGATACCGTAGAAGCAGCCGAAGATAATGCTAGGAGCCGCTTAATGGCTTTCCTCGGAGTCGGAGACGCACCGCTACCGGAACCTGTCCCTTCGCCCGCTCCCGCTCTCGCTGCGGAAAGCTTTCGGACTTTTCCCGCCCCAAGCGTCGCGCCGGAACCGGAACCGCTTGCTGTTGAGGAACCGCTACCGGAACCCGAACTTCTCGCTGTTGAGAAACCGCTACCCGAACCCGAACCTATTGCTGTTGAGGAACCACTACCGGAACCGGAACCGCTTACTGTTGAGGAACCGCTACCAGAACCGGAACCGCTTGCTGTTGAGGAACCGCTACCGGAACCCGAATTTCTCGCTGTTGAGGAACCGCTACCAGAACCCGAACCTCTCGATGTTGAGGAACCGTCGCCCCCGCCCAAATCTCGCAAGAAAAAAGCGCCTCCTACCCCCGAACCGGAGGAGTTCAGCACTTCTGAAGAATTCTTGCAGCCCGAAGCCGAGGCAGTACCGAGCGCTACTGTCGAAACCGTTACCGAAACTCCAGTTCGGGCTGCACCGCCGCCAATCCCTCCTAATATTCCGAGCGATCCTCTTGCGGCGATGATTCAAACGGGCGTAGAGATAAAGCGGTTAGGGTGGACGACGGAACAAGGGCGGGCTTATCTGCTGGAAACTTACGGCAAGCGATCGCGCCAAATGCTCACGGATGAGGAGTTATTCGAGTTCCTGACTTACTTGCAAAGTCAACCGTCCCCTTAATTGAATTATCCCTCAACGGTGTGACCGACGGCCGCGATCGCGTCCTTAATTTCCGCCTCCGAGCGCTGCGATTCAATCTCCGCCGTCTTCGCACTCAAATCTACCTTGACTTTAGCATCAGCATCGAGGGCAGCGATCGCCTTCGTAATCGTATCCGCACAGCCCTCGCAAACGATGCTGGGAACTTTCAGTTGAATTGACATAGATTTAACAGCTTCCACAGTTAAAGTAAGAGTAGGGTTTATTCTAGCGAACTGATTGCAAGGGAAGATAGTATAAGCCGGACTTTTCTAAGCGATGAGCGGTAACGGCTCGTCTGGGCGGCAATTGAGGGATTCACCAAATTATGGGTTTAGAGCGTTCCAAAAATCTTCAGGCAGCACAGGAAAAAATTTACCGCTTTTTTCTTAAATTAGTTCGACACGAGCCACCAGAAACAGTTCTCGAACGTTTTAAAAATCTTTTTGTATTTGGGGTTGATTCTCTAGCGCCGGAAATTCAACAAGCTTTATACGACATTATTTTAAGTCGCGACGAACTCATTTTTAAAAATACCTTTAAAAGAACTTGTTACATTATTACCAATAATTGGATTTCAGAAAATCGCGCCCACTACATCGATAAATTAGTTGAAATCATTGCTGAAGTTAAAGAACATACACAAACGCTCTCGCGGAGTTTAAGTTGTCTGAGAACCTGGATTAGCAACTTTATTGAAACAGAAGATTATCAAGAAATCAAGCGCATTTCTGAATTTTATTCAAGAGACTCGAAAAAATCTTGGAATCAACGTTATACTTCCTTTTTGTTAGTCCCTCAATATCTCGACTTAGAAAACCCGAAAGAACAGCGAGAAATTGCAAAAAAATTATCCGACGAACTCAAGAACAAATACAAGTCAGATTTAGCCCTATTCTCTGCCCACAATCCCCTTCGAGCCACTCCTCCCGTTCGAGAAAATCCCACTCATCTCGGACAAGACGCGATCGCGATTGTTAAAAATATCGTCGCCCAAAATCTCCGGTACAGTTACGAACATCACTCTCGCGCTTTTATCGATACAGTGCGCGATGGTGACTACGAAAGCTTTAAATCGAGCTTGCAAGGTTATTTAACCTTCGGAGTTCCGAATCAACAAGCCGTCGAACTTCTCGATCGCAACATGAGCGCGAAAATACTAAATCTTTATCGAGAACGGAACGATTCTAACTTAACCTTAGAATTATTGCTACGAACTTGTCGTCGTATTATTGAAATTTTAACAATCGAAGATGGAGCTACCCCTTCAAAGCTCTTTATTTTATTGAGCGATCGCGAAAAAGCGCTGAGTTTGTCAATGATTTTACTTAAAATAATTTTGATTTGTAAATACGCGCGGATTCACCTAGAAGCTTGCATCGCTAAACTGATTCAGTATTATGAAAAAGTTCCAGAACAAGAATGTCAGTGGTTCATCTATTTTTTAGAAGTTTTTAACGTTGTTTTTTCGGTTTACACTGAAAATATCAACTATAATCTCGTGCGCGTCGGCAACGGTACAGCGGCGGGGAAAAGCGCGATCGATCTCGAAGCCTATCGCGTTTTTCCGCAGTTGAAAAGTATGAACCTGCGCGAAAATGACTTGAAAAAGAGCGACTTACGCGGTCAAAACTTGAGCGCCGCCGACTTAAGAAAAGCCAATCTTAGCGGTGCAGATTTAAGCGAAACCGACCTAAGTTTAGCAAAATTTGCCTTTGCCAACTTGAACAATGCAATTCTCGATCGCGCCGATTTAGTAGCAGCGAACTTATCTGAAGCCAACTTGCAAGGAGCGAGTTTAAAACAAGCGATTTTGCGCCATAGCAATTTGCAAAAAGCCTGTCTCATTGGAGCAGATCTCAGTCAAGCACGCTTAAAGTTAGCCGACTTAACAGAAGCAAATTTAAGTCGCGCTTTCCTCAAACAAGCTGACTTTAGTCATGCTAACTTAGCCGGAGCTAATCTGACTGGAGCGAGTCTCAGTCGCGCCAACTTAACGGGAGCCAATCTAACGGGAGCCAACCTAGCAGAAGCCAATCTGAGTGGAGCAAACTTAACGGGAGCCAACCTACAAGGAGCCAATCTCAAACGGACTTTTTTGCGCCGTGCCGTCCTCATCGATACGAGTTTGAGGCAAGCTATCTTATACCATGTAGAGTTGAGCTATGCGACTTTAACTAATGTGGATTTGAGCGAAGCAACTTTAGTGAATTCTTACTGTCGCCACGTCAAAATTGACGGGACGAATTTCAGGGATGCGCGCCTGATTAAAACAAATTTCTTTAAAACAAAATTGAACCGAGCGCAGGTTGAAAAAGCTCACTTTCAGGAAAGTTTGGGAATTTCTGCCCTGCAACAAAGAAAGCTCGAAGAACGAGGTGCAGTTTTTGAGGAGTTGCCCTGACGCTTTAGAGCCATCCTTGGCATACAATTAAGTAATTAAGAGAAAAATCATATGCTTCTCAACCGCCAACCCCCGCAACAATCGGGACGCGACTGGAAACCCATTATCCAACAATTCGATCGCGCGATCGGTAAAGACGGCGTAATTCGTCGCAAAGACGAACTCCTCACCTACGAATGCGACGGACTCTCCTGTTACCGCCAGCGTCCCGCCCTCGTCGTCCTGCCCCGCACCACCGAAGAAGTCGCCGCCGCCGTTAAAATTTGCCACGATAACGATATCCCTTGGGTCGCGCGCGGTGCGGGAACCGGACTTTCCGGTGGCGCACTCCCCGTCGAAGATTGCGTCCTCATCGTCACCGCCCGAATGCGACGCATCCTCAAAGTAGACCTCGAAAACCAGCGCGTCGTCGTCCAACCCGGCGTTATCAATAACTGGGTGACGCAAACCGTCAGCGGTGCGGGCTTCTACTACGCCCCCGACCCTTCCAGCCAAATTATCTGTTCCATCGGCGGCAACGTCGCGGAAAACTCCGGCGGCGTTCACTGCCTCAAATACGGCGTAACCACCAACCACGTCCTCGCCCTCAAAATCGTCACCCCTGAAGGCGAAATCGTCGATTTAGGCGGTTACGTTCCCGAAATGCCGGGATACGACCTCACCGGCGTATTTGTCGGCTCCGAAGGTACTCTTGGTATTGCCACCGAAGTTACCCTCCGCATCCTCAAAGTTCCCGAATCCATTTGCGTCTTACTCGCCGACTTTAACAGCATCGAAGCGGCGGGGGCCGCTGTTGCTGGAATTATCGGTGCGGGAATCATTCCAGGGGGGATGGAAATCATGGATAACCTCAGCATTAACGCGGTCGAAGATGTCGTCGCAACGGGCTGCTATCCGCGCGATGCGGAGGCTTTATTGTTAGTGGAATTGGACGGATTGCAAGTTGAAGTTGATGCTAATAAGCGCCGCGTCATGGAAATTTGCCGAGAAATTGGGGCGCGCAGCATCACTTCGGCTAACGATGCTGAAACCCGCTTGAAACTCTGGAAAGGACGCAAAGCTGCTTTTGCTGCTGCGGGGAAAGTTAGCCCCAATTACTTCGTTCAAGATGGCGTAATTCCGCGCACCAAACTCGCTAGTGTCCTGAAAGCAATTGAGGAGTTAAGCGAGCGTTCCGGTTACAAAATTGCGAACGTTTTTCATGCCGGAGATGGTAACTTACACCCGCTAATTCTCTACGATGAATCGGTAGAAGGTGCGTTTGAAGAAGTGGAAAAAGTGGGAGGAGAAATTCTCAAACTTTGCGTTAAAGCTGGGGGAAGTATTTCGGGGGAACACGGTATCGGCTCGGATAAGAGTTGTTATATGTTCGATATGTTTAACGAGGTCGATTTAGAAACGATGCAATACGTTCGCCAGGTTTTTAATGCCAAGGGATTGGCGAATCCGGGTAAGTTATTCCCCACACCGCGCACTTGCGGGGAAGCAGCAAATGCTCGGAAAACAGCAGAGTTTAAAGGCGCGCAATTGTTTTAGCGATTTCGATTAGATTCACCTAAAAGATCGATCGAAATAATACTAGGTTGGGCGGCTAAAACTAAAGTTACGCTCTAGCGCTAGCCAAATTGTTTATACTAGATTGATGTGAAGCTCCATAAAATCAAAAGTAGGGTGCGTTAGCGAAGCGTAACGCACCATGTAACTCAAATTGAGGGAAGTCGAATGGCACTGACTTAAGGCTGGTGGGCGCTGCCCACCCTACGAAATTATCTGTAGAGACGTTGTATACAACGTCTCTACAGACGATTTTTCAACTCTTATTTCAGTGCCATTCGAGGGAAGTTGATTCCGTACAACATTATATTCAATTGGTATAGCGATGAAAAAAGTTGCCGTCTTTGGTAATGCGGGAGGGGGTAAATCAACGCTAAGTCAGCAATTATCAACAATCGCGGGTTTGCCGCTTTACGCCCTCGATAAAATCCAACATCAACCGGGCGGAATCAAGGTTCCTGAATCAGAATACCAACAGATTCACCAACAAATCTTAGCGACGGATTCCTGGATTATTGATGGATTTGGTTCGATAGAAACGCTTTGGGTACGGCTGGATGAAGCTGATAGTTTAGTCTTCATCGATCTGCCCTTACCCGTTCATTTTTGGTGGGTGACAAAACGACTTCTAACGGGTTATTTTAATCCTCCCGCAGGCTGGCCGGAAAAGACTCCTATTTTTCAGAGTTCATTAAGTAGCTATCGCGTGCTTTGGCTGTGTCACCAACGCTTGACTCCCAAATATCGCGAGTATATCGAACGAGTTCGAGGGACAAAAACAGTTTACCACCTCCGCGCGATCGCGCAAATTTCTCAGTTTCTAAAATCCCTCGAAAGTAAGACTCCATCAAGCCTCTAAAAAGGTTTAAGACTCATTATTCATTCCTAATAATCCTTGGGCAGTTCCCAACAAATTAATCGGATTTTTTCCATCCGTAATTAAAACGCTTTGAATGCCCAATCCTTGTAACAATCGAGCTTGCATTTCCGGCCCCGCTTGAGCCATCGCGCGAATGGTTTCTGTCCCTAAAGCTTCCACCTTTTCTCGATACTCTCGCGCTGTAATTTCTGCCATTGCCTGGGCGCGCGCCACTTCCAATTCATTTAAGGCTTGTTTGTGGGCGAGTTCGGCTTGCTGGCGCGCTTCTAATTCCTCTAAAGCAACGCGAGCGCGAATGCGAGCGGCTTCGGCTTCTTGTTGGGCTAAATTGACGGCGAGTTCGCCTTGAATTCGTGCTGCTTCTGCCGTCGCTTGGGCTTCTGCCGTTGCTTTTCCCGATGCTTCGATCGCGGCATTTTCCGCCTGCAATTCTAACAGATTTTTGCGCTCGGTTTCTGCTGCTGCCCGATCCGCGATCGCTTGCCGTTCCAACCGCGCTTTTGCCGCCTGTTCGATACCTTCCGCATCCTGCTTCGCCGCTGCTTCTTGCGCGTCAGTCGTAATTTGAATGGCAATTTGTACCGACTTTTGCAAACTTCTTAAAGTTTGTTCGTCCACCGGCTCGACAGATTGAATATCGATATTAGTCACGACCAAATTATTCGCCCGCATCCGAAATTCATCGCGAATTCGCCCCTCTTCATCTACCCCAAATACTGCTTGGCGAATAATCCGCGCCGAGTTGCGGTGAAACTCATCAAACTTAACCCCAGCAACGGCTCCACGTACCCGCGACGCAATCGCTTTACAGGCATCGCCGACAAAATCCGGGACTTGAAACAATCGCGCGGTGGCTTGTTCGTTGTGTCGATCTACATCAAAATACCAATTATAAGAAAGTTGTAATTGCAAGCGCGCGTGGTCGGAAGTTTCCACCGTAAAAATATCGGTCATGAAATCCGGCCCTAATAATAACGCCAAGGATTTAATCGCATTCGGAACCTTGGGTTTTCCGCCCGACAAACTCAACACCGTAAAGGCTTCATCCGGTGCTAACATGACTAAATCCGGGCCGAAAGCAGTGCGTGCGGTGCGCTCCTTGTAATCGTGGATTTGGACGGCAGCATTTTGGGGGACGTGGAAAACCACGGCGCGGGTTTTATCGCGCTGTTCGCCCGCCGGTACGGTAAAATCAACGGTACGGAAACCGCGATCGCTCGTTGGGTCGTGACGTTGCTGCAATAACTCCTCCACCACCGGCGGCAAGTCTTTTGCCCACAACTCCTCGTAGGGACTCAACAAATAAGCCTGCGGCCCGCTGACGAGTTTCAACTCTCCAGTTTGGATATCGCGGACGTAAAGACCTTCATTTTTATCGAGGGGAATCGCCTTGCGTCGCTCCACCACTTCTACTTCAATCGGCGGAATATAATCTCTCGGGCCCACAATCGTCCATAAATCTCCCGGCTGGCGAATGGCAACCTCGTTTTCAAAAATTTCTTCCTTCGCACGCAGCAACAGCGCTTCTTGCTCGCCGAGAACGTACACTTTTTGGATGCCATTTTCTAAGGACTCGCCGGGATGGAGGAAAAAGGAGGTTCGTCCTTGGCGTACTTCCTGCATTCCGAATTGCGGCTTACCTTCCGCATCGATGGGATCGACAACAATGCACCACTCGCGATCGCTGAGCGTGGTAATCTTAACCTCGCCGACCACTTCCTCGTAAACATCGGGGATATGAATTTCCGAATCGGCCAGCGTCACCAACCATTCATCCCCCGCCTTGCGCTGCCGCCCGAAAATATCGCTAAAAGTGCGTCGCGCTCGCAGTTGTAAGGCTTTTTGTTCGGTGAGGACGTAGGCTTTAATCAGTCCGACGATAGCTTCATCGACTCCCGGTAAATACGCGCCCTCCTCCCGCACCAACCATTCTTCCCCAGCGCGGCGCGGATTGCCCCTTGCATCCGTACAATTCTGGCGCGCCATCAACCGCAACGCTTGATTCGGTTCGATAGTCGTTGCTTTCACGGTTTCCAGCACTTCCACTTCAACGCGGGGAATATACGTTCCCGGCCCTTCAAATAACCATTGGTCCCCAGCGATACGCTCTAAACCTTCCGCCTCCGTAAAATCGCGGGTAGCCCGCAGGCGCAGGGCTTGGTTCGTTTCCACCACCAGGAGGCGCGTAACTTCCCCAAGCAATTCTTCGCCGGGATAAAGCGGGAAAGGGTCTTGGGCGAAGCGAAGTTCTTCATCGCCGTAACGCAGGCGGATTTGCCCGTGTTCGTCAGCGAGGGGCTGTCCGTCCTCGTCGCGTAGGACGGGATTGGCGATGCGGCAATAGTGGCGCGGCGGGACGATGAGAGTGGGAGTGGGACGCAAGATGAGGCGCTCGGAATCGCCCAGGGTGAGGGTTTGCGGGCCGAGTTCGAGGCGGGTTACGCCGGTATTATTATCGAGGATATGGACGAATTGTTGCGGTTTGAGGCGAATGACCCCGCTAGAAACGCTCGGAAGGTCTGTACCGCGTTCGGGGAGTTGTTCGGTGGATTTCATGAGGATTTTCTCAAGATTACTACCGCTCTAGTGTTACCGACGCGATCGCGTTTCAGTGCGACCGATACACTACTTTTGTGTGACAAAGATTACAGTCTAACGCGCTTCCAAACTCGCATCTTCGTAAAGCATGGCAAAAGTTCCGGTATAGTCGAGGCTTTCTAAGCGGAAAGTTTCGCCTTCTTCGTAGCTTTGAAAAAGCCACAATCCATCGGTGTGGCGGCGGAAGATTTCGACGCAATAATGTTGGCAGTTAATGAGGACGTATTCTTGCAAACTCGGAAGGGTTCGATACGCATTAAATTTTTCGCCCCGATCTTTCAATTCGGTGGAGACAGAGAGAACTTCGATAATGATTTTGGGGAAGGATTTATAGAGATTCGTTTCCCTATCTCGCTCGTCGCAAGTGACAAAAATATCGGGGTAAAAAAAGCAGTTGCGGGTGTCGATGCGGAGTTTCATATCGAAGATGAAAACCCGACACCCAGAACCTCGAAGGTGCGATCGCAGATCGCTAGCCAAGTTTAGCAATATTGTAACGTGGGTGTCGGTTGCTCCTGCCATCGCCACCACTTCACCATCGAAATATTCGTGTTTGGTGGCGCTCTGGGTTTCGAGTTCTAGATATTCTTCTGGGGAGAGAGGAGGAACTTGAGCGTACATAGAATGTAATGGCAAAAACTTTATTATTTAAGTTAACATTTTTTGTCGTAGGGGCATAACATTGTTCATTAGTGTCAACTTAAGCTTAACCCCTCGCTCACCTAGCCCGCCTTGGGTTCAAACCCAAGGCTAATAGCTCAAGTCCTCTGAAGAGGACTGGGAAATTCAGATGTATCTAACCCGTTTCAACGGGTTTCAGTTATTAGCCAGGAACTTGAGTTCCTGGCGGGCTAAGTGTTTCACCTTAAGTTGACGCTAATGAACATTGTTATGCCCTGTTATGCTTTATCGGCACATCTGCTATGAACAGAACAAATGGCGCGTTTGTGAAATCTGCTTTTAGCTCCTCTTTTACCCGCGTGAGAGAAGCTTTTTGTAGTCATTTGTAGGGTGGGAATTGCCGCAAGACCTTTTGACTTATAGCACGATTTTAAATCGGCAATGCCCACCGCAACTAGATTGGTGGGCAAGGTTATCTTAATGAATCTCTCAAAAAATTCGACTTGTTACCTTGCCCACCCTACCCAAGCTGTAGAGACGTTGTATACAACGTCACAACAAATAACATGATGCCTTACGAGCATCGCGAATAACTCAATTGAGGGCAACCCCATACAGGGGTTAAACTAGAGAACAACATCCTCACCCTCTCTTCTAATGGTGGACTGCCTCAACCCCCACTGTTCCGAGCCCGAAAACCCCGATAACGCTGACGATTGTCACAATTGCGGTACTTCCCTCCACAACCCCTATCCCTTTTATAAAGATCGCTACCGTATCCTCCAAGTCCTCGGATGTGGGGGTTTCGGGCGAACTTACCTCGTCAAAGATACAAAAAATCATGACCGTCCCTGCGTACTCAAAATGCTGCTGTCTCAAGCAACAGCAGAAGATACAGAACGAGCGATTAGAAAGTTCAAGCTAGAAAGCGAAAAACTCGCCACCTTAAATCATCCGCAAATCCCGCAACAATACAAAAGCTTCCAGGATCGAGACTCATTCTTTATTGTCCAGCAGTTCATCGAAGGCGAACACCTGCTTAAAGAATGTTTGCGTCAAGGCTGTTTTAGCGAACGAAAAGTAGTGGAGTTATTGCAGGGTTTATTGCCAATCTTGAAAGAAATTCACGACCTGGGATTAGTGCATCGGGATATCAAACCCGTCAACATTATGCGACGGTCGAATCTCAATATGGCAGAGGCTTTGCGACTGGTATTGATTGATTTTGGCATCCTTAAAGACCTATCGACAACCCGTAAATCGAGCGTGGTTTACGGAACGCGGGGGTATGCAGCCATCGAACACATGATGGGCAACCCGGAACCGGCGAGCGATATTTATAGCTTGGGGGCGACCAGCATCTATTTATTGACCGGCTGTTTTCCCGATGTGCTGGGAAAAAACATTGAGTTTGACAGAAATGAACTGCGCTTTTTATGGCGGGAAGAATTGCAGCGACAGGGCAGAACGATTAGCGATGAACTCGCTTATATTCTCGATAAAATGCTGCGCCCTTGGGTAACGCAGCGATATCAATCGGCGGCAGAAGTAATGGAAGCCATCGCCAAGCTTTCTCCAACACCCCAACCGCAGCAACCCACCCCGCTGCCGCGAAGTGCCGACCCAGAATCGTCAGTCGAACCGACGCGCCACTGGATGTCGTTGATAAAAACCTGGGTCGTTTCGCCGAAAGCCCCAGAAGTGGGAATTCCGGTAATGCCAGTAAACCCGAATCCGGGACAGCCGTTAAAAACCTTTAGTTTTGAAGTGATAACCGCCGATAATCAGGGCAAAGTTAAAAACCGCCGTCCCGGACAAGCGAACTATTTAATTGAAGAAATCGCGAGGGGAGTTGGGTTAGAAATGGTAGCGATTCCGGGTGGGAGTTTCATGATGGGTTCGCCAGAAACCGAGGAAAAAAGGGATAGCGATGAAAGTCCGCAACATCAAGTCACAATTCAACCCTTCTACATGGGCAAATACGCCATCACTCAAGCCCAGTGGAAAGCCGTCGCCGCCCTGCCCAAAATCAAAATCGACCTCAAACCCGACCCAT includes these proteins:
- a CDS encoding bifunctional serine/threonine-protein kinase/formylglycine-generating enzyme family protein gives rise to the protein MVDCLNPHCSEPENPDNADDCHNCGTSLHNPYPFYKDRYRILQVLGCGGFGRTYLVKDTKNHDRPCVLKMLLSQATAEDTERAIRKFKLESEKLATLNHPQIPQQYKSFQDRDSFFIVQQFIEGEHLLKECLRQGCFSERKVVELLQGLLPILKEIHDLGLVHRDIKPVNIMRRSNLNMAEALRLVLIDFGILKDLSTTRKSSVVYGTRGYAAIEHMMGNPEPASDIYSLGATSIYLLTGCFPDVLGKNIEFDRNELRFLWREELQRQGRTISDELAYILDKMLRPWVTQRYQSAAEVMEAIAKLSPTPQPQQPTPLPRSADPESSVEPTRHWMSLIKTWVVSPKAPEVGIPVMPVNPNPGQPLKTFSFEVITADNQGKVKNRRPGQANYLIEEIARGVGLEMVAIPGGSFMMGSPETEEKRDSDESPQHQVTIQPFYMGKYAITQAQWKAVAALPKIKIDLKPDPSNFKGANRPVETVSWWEAEEFCKRLSKKTGKQYRLPSEAEWEYACRAGTTTPFHFGETITSELVNYDGNYAYGNAPKGKYREQTVEVGTLPPNGYGLYEMHGNVWEWCADHWHENYQGAPNNETTWLTSDERNTRLLRGGSWSSISRFCRSAHRGRNYPGHSNLNIGFRAALSPRTP